The following coding sequences are from one Bradyrhizobium sp. 200 window:
- a CDS encoding ImmA/IrrE family metallo-endopeptidase, producing the protein MLSKGTHYSHAGFQSADPHEMEADYFAAALLMPEPPFKKAIDDHPTGLVGIEALAKACETSLTATAIRYSCFTRDGVAIIPSKGKVVDYCFMSEGLKEAKGLKWLRKGTPVPGGTMTESFNARLENVRTGQKASGDGNCATGWILSADTTSLKKLLDLGNTDGL; encoded by the coding sequence CTGCTAAGTAAGGGCACGCACTATTCCCATGCCGGATTTCAATCCGCCGATCCACATGAGATGGAAGCGGATTATTTTGCCGCCGCTCTGTTGATGCCTGAGCCGCCATTTAAGAAGGCCATTGATGATCATCCAACAGGACTCGTGGGGATTGAAGCGCTGGCAAAGGCCTGCGAGACATCGCTCACGGCCACCGCAATTCGATATTCGTGCTTCACGCGCGACGGCGTCGCTATCATCCCGAGCAAAGGAAAGGTCGTCGACTATTGTTTCATGTCCGAGGGACTAAAGGAAGCGAAAGGCTTGAAGTGGTTGCGCAAAGGCACGCCGGTGCCAGGCGGCACTATGACCGAGTCGTTCAACGCACGGCTTGAAAACGTTCGAACAGGTCAAAAGGCTTCAGGCGACGGAAACTGCGCGACTGGATGGATACTGAGCGCGGATACGACGTCACTGAAGAAGTTATTGGACTTGGGCAATACGGACGGACTTTGA